The Punica granatum isolate Tunisia-2019 chromosome 4, ASM765513v2, whole genome shotgun sequence sequence GTCTTCATCTGAATAAAGTCTTGTGTGCAACGGTGGTATCTTATAGAATTATGTCACAAgacatataaaaaatattatttttaccaacaatgaattatttttattaataatagattttttctatttttgtttacatactaaaaatcaaaatgacaAACCCTTATTGGCTTATAACATTGTCACATGATACCACCATTGCATACAAGTCCTTTTCCTTAATCCGAGCATCTGCTGTGGACATTTATCGATCTGGCAAAGTACAAAGAAATGGTGAAGAGATGCAAAAATATACAGCATCACCCTGCGCCAAGATGTACAACAAAATGCCAAATGTTGATCTTTAATTTACACCACGGTCCTATACAGGATTAGACCATCTTTAAAGAAAAGTTCAAGCTAGTCAGTTGTAGCACCCAATCTCTTAAAGAACTTTTGGGTTGAGTATTATTAGGTTATAGGAAATGTgaataatacaaaataaaaattaacaatgaaatcattttccttttattgtaGGTCAATAGATGAGATTATTGTGCATGGTAAGTATGTTGAATTATTAGGGATGTGGATGACGATTTAATCCGAGAATTTCATGTGTTTCAAATCAAAATCTTTATTGACCAACCATAGTTGTAGAGTTTTAACTTGAAAAACTGAACTGACGTGGTGTGACTTCACATAAACTCGTAAATTGCTctgatattattttaaatttctattatgCCTATACAAATTGAAACCATCTTTCAAATCAAAAACCCGAACTAGTAGGTCATGGTATCCGATCTTTTACAAAAGCAAGAAAGATATGCAGGTCTTGAAATGACCGTACAATGTGCCCGACTCGTGGTACCATCGTCCCAAACGCAGCAAATGGGTGGGCTCGTGTGGCAGTCACACACTCATTATCTAATGggtcattaattattttagttattttaagCATGAAAACAGAATAAACTGATGACGTCCGCACAAAAATACTCTAATTTTTAGACCAGTCAACTgtctaaaaaatatattaggaTATCTCCTGTATGTAAGTTTATTCGGCTCTAGAAACCACATGTTGACTTTTTGCTTGGTATATCTATTAATCGGTTAATCTAATGGAGCCCAAGCAAAGCCATAGGTCTTTGTGTCAGAAGATCAATTAATTTAGTCCACATTGTAATAAATATTCAAGCGTTAAGTCAGTTTCTAATCTGTTAATTAAGCTTCAATTCTGGTTGAGATGAGCTCCAACTAATGTAATATATCGTGATGAACCTCAGACTCTTTAGTAAGCAGACTATTCAATGAGTAACATGATAGTGCGTAAAGTATCGTTTATATAATCATTGAATTAACGGTATCCTCAACTAAACTTCAACTTTATTAGAGAGGCAGAAATTTatgaattataaattaattatatattatatattatatataaatctcTTAGTTCATATTTGGACTCGATCATATATGCCCATTTGGCGAAACAAAAGCTCCTCTTTCATTCATAACCGTTAATGTAGTTGATTATATGAGATTATTACATATTAATTTGTGACTATAAACAACGAATACCGACTAATTGACTTTATATACTACTCTTTGATCGAGTCAACTCATTCTCtttaattttacttcataACCTAATCATTGCCACCCCTTTGCAGGAGGAGAATTTCCATCGGACACCTCTCTCGGCGTCTACTTATCGTCTCTGCGTTCCTCTTTAGTGCCAATGAATTGTCCCGAACTGCTAATGGTAAATTGTGAAAACTCTGATGATATAGCCTACACGAGAATAGTAAGAATAGGGGTGTAATCGAGTCGAACCAAGCCCGAACACAAGAGGCTCGAGCTCGGCTCGATCGTGAAAGGTGCAGGTCGAGCTTGGCTCGAGCTAAATCGAGATTCGAGAgtcgagctcgagctcggctCGTCAGACCGACGCAGCAATCTGAAAAATTCTTCTTCATTAGCATTCAAATTCGGATCTCTCTAACCCCTTATATAGAGCAGCAGACAAGTAAAGTCAAATCCCCTCGTTAATGCAAAGTTGAGCTCCCCAAACCCACTCTGAAAATAGCTAGCTACATTAAATAACCCATCTAATTCACTCAACTACTATCTCAATGCACACAGCCATCAACTGCACTTTCTGGACAGTTCTTCCATGGACCGAATCAAGGGCTCTTCCTTGTGCCAAATCATGGGCCAACGGGCTTCACGGATTCTTTTGAGCTTGGCCCACCTTCTTGGGCCCGGGCTTGTATCTGCTCCCAAGCTTGTTTACCAACCTAGGATAGCTCATGCAACTTGTTCATAGGTTTTACATCGATTGTAGCACGCTAGAGAATCAATTTAGAGCGATCCGCTTTGCAATTTCTTAATTCAGCCTCTATGATATGCTTGTTCAAATGCTTTGGACCTTAAATTTGATTCATCAAAGTTGTGATCCTTGCATTAATTTTGCATTGCAATTTGGTCCACGACAAGAATTCGTGGGACTTCAGACATAGGTTTGAAAAGTGGTCAAAGGTTCATTGGAAAACTCGATTTTCCGATGAACATTCGACAAAATTTAGATGGAAGAGATCGCGTTGGGAAAACCTTGGTTGGAACGTGTTCCGACAGCTTACTGACGAATATTTAATCTAATActtgtttttcattttagatatagcaaattaaaatttatttttgcattttcttctttttattgtcaaaattaatatttttaatatataaaaaaaattgatggaatttTTCTATAGAAATTTTCTTCGAAAATAATTGTTTTAACAGACTTCTCCGTCCTAAATTACTGACGAAAGGTTCCGACGAAATTTTTCGtcgtaaaatttttattaaaaaaatagttttGGAAGAAATTCTCAACAGGATTTTGTCTGAAAATTCCATCGAAAAATATAGATGAAAAATCTGACAAGATTCTGTCGAAAATTTTATCGGAAATGACCGAGTGACTTTTTTGACTGAATCCCTTTGGTAATTTCGGACGGAAATTTAGCGACACCACTCCGTCGATAATTGGTTGGAATTGACGAACTGAATTACTCCGTCAAAAAAATTTTCCTTGTAAATCGATTACTTTTTTGGTAGTGATCCTCGATTGCTTGCTTGATTGTTCACGTGATTTGGGGAGCGGCACGAGGTTAATTTTTGCCCGATTAGGTccccaaaaaattttatatatatatataaaggaaacTAGTTAAATATGAAGAGAAATTCACAAGTCTCACAAACATCAATCACACGACTAATAAAAACTAGGAACTCAATATGGAATGATATCTTCAAGCTATGTGCTATACATTGTACCACCGAAGACCCAAAAATCTCTAGAAAATGAACCCCTAGGACACTACTTTTTTCAATCTAGACCATCAGTTTAGAAGGGGATATATAGATGAGTGGAAATATAGGGATATCAGATATGGGGAGTGAGAATCTAACCCAAGATCTCATGGTCCGGAAAGTGACATATAACGGCACCCATACATAATGATTTGGATCATTTGCTCGTCTAAGCGTGCATGCTTCAATTCATAGTCATAAAATGACCTCAGGAGGCCCTCTTCTGTCTGTATTTACCGGCGCAAAAGATGTATAGAAGCGAATTCAAGAAGCCTAGCACAGCAAGAAGCCAAAAGAAGTAATCGAGATGGCCCTCATTCAAGTTGTCCGGTATCCATCCGACGTTTCCATTTTTTGTCGTAATGGTGGTCACGATCGTCAAAATCAAAGAGCTCAGGTAGCTCCCAAGAGAACTCGTTAAAAGTGACAAGGCGCTGCATAAGCTCCTCATTGCATCCGGGGATTGTTCGTAGAAGAACTCCAGCTGCCCGATGTTAATGAATACCTCGGCAGCTCCCATCAAGAAGTATTGGGGTATTTGCCAGAGGATACTCATTGGGACGGCGACATCCTTGTGAACCAATCCCAGCTCCCTTGCAAATTTTAGCCGCTCTATCTCCACCAAAGCAGCTGCTGATATGGCAATAGTAGAGATGAAGAGGCCGATTCCCATCCGTTGTAACACTGTGAATCCCCTCTCCTGACCTGTAAGTTTCCGTGCTATCGGGACGATGGCCCTATCATAAATGGGTACCCAGATCATCACACTGATAATATCAAATATCGAGAGCGATGCAGCAGGGATTGTGAAAGATCCGATGGTTGTGTCCATCATCTCTCCTTGTTCGACGAACATGGTCGACATCTGGGCATATACGGCTGCATAGATGATTCCTGTAACCCAGATAGGGAACATACGTATTAAGATCTTGAGCTCCTCCACTTGCGTCACGGTGCAAATCCTCCACGGATTGGAGAGGTCCCCCCTTTTCATATCATCGTTTGTGATTACCGCAGCTTTGTCGAGGCATCTATTAAAACAATTGAAACGAGTGAGTTTTCTATCAATAAGAATTATTAATCTCTCTAGCACTGCCTAAATTTCTGTACGTATAACATGGCTTTTATAATATCATACCAGAAATATTTCGAAGAGTGAGACACTACTTACTTTAGTTCATTGGTATGTTCCAGTTTCCGACTTCCTTTTATCGCAGAGTTCGCATGGGGGATCTCATAGAGGAGACTAATGTCCTCAGGGACCTCCAGGGTCCACTTCCGAGCTGCTGCTACCACGACCTGGCAAAATCTTGTAATTGGGCTTCCTCCGGGTTTCTGGAACCGGTATAAAGGCGTACCAGCTAAGAAACTCGCTATAGCCATCCCCATAAAGAATGCAGGGATGCCGAACCCTATGCCCCACCCAACATTGTCTTGAATCCACACGAGAAGACTACTCGATACTAGAGCCCCAATGttgatagaaaaataaaaccagTTGAAAAAGGATCCCTTCTTCGGTCGTTCTCTTGGGTCAGTATCGTCAAACTGATCTGCCCCAAATGAGGAAACGCATGGTTTGATTCCCCCGGTACCCAAGGCAATGAGATAGAGGCCAAGGAAGAATACTGCATACTGCGCTGTGGTGGCTGTGGGGCAAACAGAGCCTTCACATTCAGCAGGTCTCAATGCCGGGATCGATGCAGAGAGTGTCAACGTGCACATTCCCTGCACAGACATATGAATCAATAAATGATAATTTCATTTGGATGAATCAAATTAAGCTTCCACAAGCATTTGCAGCTAACTATGTAAAAGCAGAAACAAAGTAATACAATGAAGTAGATAGTGCTGAAAGCGGCTATCGTCCAGTATCTTCCCCAGTATGCATCCGCTAGCACGGCTCCAAGGAGAGGCGTGAGATAGCAAGTGCCCTGCCAAATATTAACGTTTGTTGCTGCGGAGACATTTCCCTCATGTAGTTTGCCCGTCAGGTAAGTCACGAGATTTATGGCAATACCATAGTATGCCAGACGTTCACAACATTCAGTGCCTACAATTTCGGCAAAACAACCATGTGAAAGTTCGAGGTACCAGAATCACCAGATGTGCTAAAGTTGCAGGACACGagaggagaaagaaaagaCTCCCGTTGTGCTACCTAGGATGAATGGACATACTTTCCAGTTGCCAGTTTTGCTCTTGAGGGCTGGCCTCCCTTTGATGTCAATGGAGCTGTCACCAGTGTGCAGCCCATCGATTTCGATGTCATGctgaaatatatttattgcaCCCCACAATGAGACACAGAAAAAGTATTGTTTTCAATGTATTTGACTGAATGCAGATTGCAGGGGTACATAAGGGAAACATTCAAAAACCTAATATTGTAAGTTATATGTATTCAGTTAGCAAACATTTTTAACAATCATAAGAAATGATCAAATTAAACATAAGATTACTAATAATTTCACCACATTTGATGGTGGACAATATTAAATAGCAGCACAAGGAACTCTTATGTCCTGAAGCTACTCATGGACAAAAgctctatttatttttcctgcTATAATCCCTCCGTCCAAGCGCATGTGTCATTGTACTTTACCCTTTTTCGACGAAAgcattcttaaaaaaaaaattaaaacgagaaaaagaaaaggggggcGCCGGCAGATCAGCTCGAGCTCACCAGTATTCGAACTTATTGTATACACCTATGCAGTAACAGCTTGCTCATCAAAAGGATACAACAACTAATGGTAATTCAGTTCAACATCGGCTCCCTTGTTGGCGCGAACTATAATTAGATAGACAGGGGAATAGAATTTGATGGAGCTGGATTTCAGCAAAATTATATGTAACCAATGGATTATCTATCTGAAGAAAACATAGCACTTCCAAATTAGATGAAGAAGGGAAGGGTTAGTATGGATGGTGTAGGAACCTGGGACTGGCAGTGGCCATCTTCTAAGAGCAGTACTGCCGCTTCCGCTTCATCTGGGGAAACCATTTCCTTCAACTTGTTTACGGTTAATTTAGAGATGCCAAAATATGTTTTTGGGGGTCATAAAAGAGGCTGGGATTGAAGAAGAGAAGATGAAGTGCgacaaataaattttgaataatcAAAAGAGTTTGGTCGAGGCCATTGTCAATGAAGAAAAGTAGGTAGAGCTTATAatcttcttgattttttttttataagaaagaatCGCGAGcctaataataaaaaagatacCGTTATATAAAAAGacatgaaaaaatttacagtgaaaataaaacaaaaaaatattttaattttagatgAAATCATGTATCAATACACTGCACCGTCTCTTTTTTATTCTGTTTGAATTTTTCACATGGTGTGATAGATTGTCATATTTCAGAGATTTTTTCCTTCCCACCTCCTGCCCATTTCagcaagggaaaaaaaaaagcgttTTGGCGTTTAGACCCATAGGTATACGCATTTGACCGGAAACATATTTCTTTTCATCCTATTACAAGGAAAGTCGGTTTATCTactaaaaggaaagaaaaatttagatAAAGGTTTGGAAAAAGTTTTATTGAATAAgaattaaatatgaaattttgattgTAGATGAATGCAGGTAGCATTGTATCCCATcagtaaaaattttatacGGGTGTATAAGAAGCTTTGTTCGAATTAAATATGAAACTCTTGATTGTAGACGAGTGCAGGTACCCCATTAAATCTGAAACTCAGGATGTTGGATGACATACTTTTCTggacaaataaaaagaaagtcCTGAACAACTTCTCTTTTATTTCATCAAAAAATCCttccactatatatatatatatatatatatatatatatatatattagaaaaggaaaattcacTTTTCATTCTCAATCTTAGgttatctttgttttttttttttgggatcaGTTATCTTTTCATCCTAAACCTTTATTTTGATTATATTTCATCCATAGTATTACATGCTTTGTTTGCTTCAATTCTACCATCTAGTTTCCTATTGAAAAATTCTTCTATTTGAATAGCAAATCAAAACtatgaagaaaaagaggatAACGGAAGGGAAGGGGGAGGAGGCAGTAGGGGCCTCGcccatctttttattttttctttaaaaattattttctataaattaattcttTCGAAAATATTTTTGGACAAAATACTGAATGGTAGCGGTAGGACTCAAATGAACAAAACGCATACCACTGAAGAAAAGAttgaacagaagaaaaggtgtaaaacaaaatcaaaatgttattttaaggttGATTAACGAGATATTTTTACTTCAAAAGTAAAAATCGTTCAAATATGTGGAAAATCATAACCTAAAAATTTGGAGTTTTATAAGAattttgtttggaatggtgttTATGGGCCCTGCCATTAAAGGCCCAAAGACGAGAAAGGCCTAGTGTGGGCCTGAGGATTCGCTGGGCAATGAGGATAGCATGACTGGCGAGCCCATAACCGAAGGCTGACCCAACACCTCTTTTTACCTGCCTTGCTCGTTAAGATACGCTAGTTACGGACCGCGCGATGCTGcggcaattttgtttttgcaACAACCAACCGAATACTCTATAATACCTCAATTTTTGTAATCTATATGTTAAAGTTTGTCCCGTCGATATTCCaactgttttattttttaaagaaaatttacgaTCACATTGACTCTTAAAATCCTGTGAAATATACTTATTTggttttttttctatatttaattaatttatctaaTTGATTTTTATAGTAAAAGATGCACTTTCACTCCTCTGGTATTAAGTTTtggcaaaataaaaattgcaaatcaatatatatatattgttgggaattggtgtatgcacTAGACGCAATATGTCATCAATTTTGTATCCGGAAGCCTAATAGactccgactaattcagttgagGCATGTCGACCTATTAAGAGATAATACTATCCcaacatgaattttatttattcacaaACTTGAATTCAAAACCTTACTTAATGGCATGCCCTAGTTCACATGTAAACTAGGCGTCTCTTTCTTATCATTATAGCCCCCTTTTTTTCTGTGGGATTATGATTTTTAGCTCAATTCTTAGAACCAAAAATTATACATTTCAATGAACTGATGGCGCCTCTATTGAATTTGAATCGCTCTGATAACATAATGCTATTATACTATATAGCAAAGCCAGAATACGTATTCTTGATTCGGCCCTATGAGGCTTTGACGGACAATAAGTGACTGGATAAAGCTCCATTCGGTTTTGAGCCCATTCTTGGTATTTATAGACGAGGCAGTGATATGTGTGACTGATAGCATGGTGGTCCTTGCTAGAGCTTCTCCTTTGGTTTTCCTTATTATCAAGGTAACTCAATGAgcacgatatatatatatatatatatatatatatgaaaaattgcTCCGTACATCCCAACATTTTGAGGattttccaaatttattacatcctttaaaaatttgatgaaatgGCCTAATGTTCGTAATGTGTAACATATATATCCCACAATGACATTTTCTTTGAGAACTTGATGCATATGCTGATGTGTCTCCTTTAATGGGCAACAACACCAACATGGAGTAATCCGTGGGACTCCCCTATCCACTTTGCCTTCCCGTCCATCCCTTGACCTTCTCTTCCACTTTCCCTCCTCCATGCATGCCTACTTAAGCAAAATCCCTAACTCTCCCAAATTCTCCCTcggtctttgtgatttgattCACTCCTCTCTATTTCTGTCATCTAATTTTCGCGAAGAATTTGGATTTTCCAATGTCCGATGTTTCACAGGTATAATTAGCTTGGCCTTGTTCTTTCCACCACTGTACTCTACTTCTTGTAAAAAAAACATTAGAATTAGAAGGAAAATTACTCGGAATCCTTATCGGTTCAATTGGGCATAGTCTTGAGCAGTAAAGGTTTGTTCTAATTATcatgaataaattattttggcCGCTTTTCATATTAGGAAATAAATTCGGAAAATTTCACTGAAAATAGTGAAACCATAGTTGAAATGCCAGAGGGTAATTCATTTGAAAGGAGAGAAGTGGTCGAGACATCCTTCACAGTGACAAGAGCTTACAAGGAATGTCGTCATAGGGTTCGAGctattttgttaatattttgGAGTGATAAGAATCTTGGAAGAAGGTTTTTATGTTGCAAATATTGGAAGGTAATAATATGATGTAAAATCTGATGCTTATATGCATTGTTTCATTGGTATTTTAGGTTTATTATGCTTATGAGATTGTTTATAATTCGCGATGATGATTGTAAATTTTTTGAGTAGTTTGATTACGCTAAATCCAagcatacaaaaaaaaatgatgagatCAGTGATTAAGGAGAAAGACTCTCTTAATGTAGAGTTGAAGCATCTATGACAAAAGAATGAGATTCTTGCTATAAAGCTATAAACATTGGAAACATGGGTGGAAGCATTACAATGGATGAATGGCAATTCAGAGAAGGAGATTAATGCCTTGAGGTTGTAGTTGCAAAATACAAAGTCCCACAAGTAGAGCATAGATATGTTCAAGGAATAGAACACTATGGATATTGGTGATTACTTTGATATTGTTATACTGGTTGTTTGGGTGGCAAAACTAAAAAGAATATGTACTTGCCATgactgaaaagaaaatgtaatgaatTTTGGTTTATGACCAAAACCTTCTCTACGAGACCTAAGCATTTATGATATAAATGGTGCATCACCATCCTTTTTTTGTTCATTATAAAGAACACATAATTATACCATCGaaattatatgcatattaaaataaatggaGCAAAATGTCGAAGTTTAAAGGGAAAAATGCAAAAACCCCCTGGCTTGAGGTTGGGACAAAATGCAGCATGTGCTTTTCATAGAGACATATAACACTATGTGTTTTATTCCATCAGACATGGAGGGTAACACTATTAAGCTTCTTTACAATAGACCATTTTACCCTCAATACATTTTTATgctattttttcaattttttttctttcttttttcgatcAGTTGAGAACCAACTCTTCACCCCCAAGAAAGCATACAATTGCTTCATACAAATTCACTcaagaaaaatctaaaaaaatgtCCTCAAATTCACTTGATCATTGAAttccctaagatcaaaatcaGAATCAAAGCCATCTCTCACTCAATCATCGAGCTGTCTCCTTCACCGAGTCTTCTCCACCGCCGTCCCTGAGCCATCTCCATGACCATCTCTCTCGCCCGGGCCCATCTTTACCATCATCACTTCCATCTCCACCACCAATGCTGCCATCTCCATTATCACTGTCACCATACCAGTCATCATTGTCACCATCTTCACCATCAACAAAGGCGAGGCAATCACTCTCCTCACTCGCCCCTCCATCTCTTGGCACCTCTGTATC is a genomic window containing:
- the LOC116205161 gene encoding protein NRT1/ PTR FAMILY 8.3-like isoform X1 codes for the protein MVSPDEAEAAVLLLEDGHCQSQHDIEIDGLHTGDSSIDIKGRPALKSKTGNWKVCPFILGTECCERLAYYGIAINLVTYLTGKLHEGNVSAATNVNIWQGTCYLTPLLGAVLADAYWGRYWTIAAFSTIYFIGMCTLTLSASIPALRPAECEGSVCPTATTAQYAVFFLGLYLIALGTGGIKPCVSSFGADQFDDTDPRERPKKGSFFNWFYFSINIGALVSSSLLVWIQDNVGWGIGFGIPAFFMGMAIASFLAGTPLYRFQKPGGSPITRFCQVVVAAARKWTLEVPEDISLLYEIPHANSAIKGSRKLEHTNELKCLDKAAVITNDDMKRGDLSNPWRICTVTQVEELKILIRMFPIWVTGIIYAAVYAQMSTMFVEQGEMMDTTIGSFTIPAASLSIFDIISVMIWVPIYDRAIVPIARKLTGQERGFTVLQRMGIGLFISTIAISAAALVEIERLKFARELGLVHKDVAVPMSILWQIPQYFLMGAAEVFINIGQLEFFYEQSPDAMRSLCSALSLLTSSLGSYLSSLILTIVTTITTKNGNVGWIPDNLNEGHLDYFFWLLAVLGFLNSLLYIFCAGKYRQKRAS
- the LOC116205161 gene encoding protein NRT1/ PTR FAMILY 8.3-like isoform X2, producing the protein MVSPDEAEAAVLLLEDGHCQSQGMCTLTLSASIPALRPAECEGSVCPTATTAQYAVFFLGLYLIALGTGGIKPCVSSFGADQFDDTDPRERPKKGSFFNWFYFSINIGALVSSSLLVWIQDNVGWGIGFGIPAFFMGMAIASFLAGTPLYRFQKPGGSPITRFCQVVVAAARKWTLEVPEDISLLYEIPHANSAIKGSRKLEHTNELKCLDKAAVITNDDMKRGDLSNPWRICTVTQVEELKILIRMFPIWVTGIIYAAVYAQMSTMFVEQGEMMDTTIGSFTIPAASLSIFDIISVMIWVPIYDRAIVPIARKLTGQERGFTVLQRMGIGLFISTIAISAAALVEIERLKFARELGLVHKDVAVPMSILWQIPQYFLMGAAEVFINIGQLEFFYEQSPDAMRSLCSALSLLTSSLGSYLSSLILTIVTTITTKNGNVGWIPDNLNEGHLDYFFWLLAVLGFLNSLLYIFCAGKYRQKRAS